One genomic region from Chitinophagaceae bacterium encodes:
- the mdh gene encoding malate dehydrogenase produces MKITVVGAGNVGATCADVLASREIGNEIVLIDIKEGVAEGKALDIWQKAPIIQYDTKTVGFTNDYSKTKDSDVVVITSGLPRKPGMTRDDLISVNAGIVKSVTENIIKFSPQCIIIVVSNPLDVMTYQAHITSKLPRTKIMGMAGILDTGRYRAFLADEIGVSAKEIQAMLLGGHGDTMVPLPRYTTVAGIPVTELVSSEKLKAIIERTKTGGGELVKLMGTSAWYAPGAAAAQMVESIVKNQRRVFPVCVKLEGEYGIKNCYLGVPVILGKNGIEKIIELKLNSQEMADMENSRKHVKEVMDVLDKTNV; encoded by the coding sequence ATGAAAATAACAGTAGTAGGCGCTGGTAATGTAGGCGCAACGTGTGCGGATGTTTTAGCATCAAGAGAAATAGGGAATGAAATTGTCTTAATAGACATAAAAGAAGGGGTAGCAGAAGGAAAAGCATTGGATATATGGCAGAAAGCACCCATTATTCAATACGACACAAAAACAGTGGGTTTTACAAATGATTATAGTAAAACAAAAGATTCTGATGTGGTAGTTATTACATCGGGATTACCACGTAAACCTGGTATGACCAGAGACGATCTTATTAGTGTAAATGCAGGTATAGTAAAATCTGTCACAGAAAATATAATAAAATTTTCTCCTCAATGTATTATAATCGTAGTAAGCAATCCATTAGATGTGATGACTTATCAAGCACATATAACGAGCAAACTCCCGAGAACAAAAATAATGGGGATGGCAGGTATATTAGATACAGGAAGATATAGGGCATTTTTAGCTGATGAAATAGGAGTATCTGCAAAAGAAATCCAAGCAATGCTATTAGGTGGTCATGGTGATACAATGGTTCCACTTCCTCGTTATACAACTGTAGCAGGTATTCCTGTGACAGAATTGGTATCTTCCGAAAAACTAAAAGCGATTATAGAAAGAACAAAAACAGGAGGAGGAGAACTAGTAAAACTTATGGGAACTTCTGCTTGGTATGCACCAGGAGCTGCTGCTGCTCAAATGGTAGAATCCATAGTAAAAAATCAAAGAAGAGTGTTTCCCGTTTGTGTAAAATTAGAAGGGGAATACGGAATAAAAAATTGCTACTTAGGAGTGCCTGTTATATTAGGGAAAAATGGTATTGAAAAAATAATAGAACTCAAACTCAATTCCCAAGAAATGGCAGATATGGAAAATAGTCGCAAACACGTAAAAGAAGTAATGGATGTGTTAGATAAAACCAATGTTTAA